The following proteins come from a genomic window of Enterobacter chengduensis:
- a CDS encoding DMT family transporter, with translation MNALLYGLVVIIWGTTWIAIFLQQGPVAAPVSIFWRFAVASLTMMVVLIALRRLRTLALRDHLYCMLQGCCVFCFNFWCFYTAASHINTGLESVIFSMAVLYNAINSFIFFGQRPPARFWTAAALGLVGIVTLFWDDLLASGWSASLLTGIGLSALGTYGFSLGNMISMRHQRRGLETMTTNAWAMLYGTLVMGCIALYRGDSFVPEWTVSYLGALVYLAVFGSVIAFGAYFTLVGRIGPGKAAYSTLLFPLVALSISTVYEGYVWHINGIVGLALILGGNMVMFTKPETWFRRLRTA, from the coding sequence ATGAACGCATTATTATACGGACTGGTGGTGATCATCTGGGGAACCACGTGGATTGCGATTTTCCTGCAGCAGGGTCCCGTTGCCGCGCCCGTCTCTATTTTCTGGCGTTTCGCCGTCGCCAGCCTCACGATGATGGTGGTGTTAATCGCCCTGCGCCGCCTGCGCACGCTGGCGCTGCGGGATCACCTTTATTGCATGCTCCAGGGGTGCTGCGTTTTCTGCTTTAACTTCTGGTGCTTTTACACCGCCGCCTCGCACATCAATACCGGGCTGGAGTCGGTGATCTTCTCCATGGCCGTGCTCTACAACGCCATTAATAGCTTTATTTTCTTCGGCCAGCGCCCGCCCGCGCGTTTCTGGACGGCGGCAGCGCTGGGCCTGGTCGGGATCGTCACCCTCTTCTGGGACGATCTGCTGGCCAGCGGCTGGAGCGCGTCGCTCCTGACCGGGATTGGTCTTTCCGCGCTTGGCACCTACGGCTTCTCGCTGGGCAATATGATCAGCATGCGTCATCAGCGCAGAGGTCTGGAAACCATGACCACCAACGCCTGGGCAATGCTGTACGGCACGCTGGTCATGGGCTGCATTGCGCTTTACAGAGGCGATAGCTTTGTGCCGGAATGGACGGTGAGCTATCTCGGCGCGCTGGTTTATCTGGCCGTGTTTGGCTCGGTGATTGCTTTTGGCGCTTACTTCACGCTGGTAGGCCGCATTGGTCCGGGCAAAGCGGCCTACAGTACGCTGCTCTTCCCGCTGGTGGCGCTCTCCATCTCCACGGTATATGAAGGCTACGTCTGGCATATCAACGGCATTGTGGGATTAGCGCTGATTCTGGGAGGAAATATGGTGATGTTTACCAAACCGGAAACCTGGTTCAGGCGCTTACGAACGGCGTGA